A single Pseudomonas putida DNA region contains:
- a CDS encoding FadR/GntR family transcriptional regulator yields the protein MTALNSARNTAFIRLRQEGRTDEVARRLVEAIELGMFAEGQQLPSESELALQLGVATVTLREALVVLRQRGLIETRRGRNGGSFVCAPVELPEALLLQRLRDMSGPDLRDLGDEQTAISGTAARLAAKRSSPEQQARIAQHIETLSQASSRLARHRADARFHIEVAAAAQSLRLTSAEMRLQSEVGELLWMEAAGGGDVTVVEHEHRAILEALVAGDAVLAGALAEAHVSRGIKRLISLRLELLADEQD from the coding sequence ATGACTGCCCTGAATAGTGCTCGTAACACCGCCTTCATCCGGTTGCGCCAGGAAGGGCGGACCGATGAAGTGGCACGCCGCCTGGTGGAGGCGATCGAGCTGGGGATGTTCGCTGAAGGGCAGCAACTGCCCAGCGAATCGGAACTGGCCCTGCAATTGGGCGTCGCCACGGTGACCTTGCGCGAAGCGCTGGTGGTGCTGCGCCAGCGTGGCTTGATCGAGACCCGCCGCGGGCGCAATGGCGGCAGCTTTGTCTGCGCTCCAGTGGAGCTGCCCGAGGCGCTGCTGCTGCAACGCCTGCGTGACATGAGCGGCCCCGACCTGCGTGACCTGGGCGATGAACAGACCGCAATTTCCGGTACGGCGGCGCGCCTGGCCGCCAAGCGCAGCTCGCCGGAGCAGCAGGCGCGCATCGCCCAGCATATTGAAACCCTCAGCCAGGCCAGTTCGCGCCTGGCCCGCCACCGCGCCGATGCGCGCTTTCATATCGAAGTGGCCGCCGCCGCCCAGTCGCTGCGCCTGACCAGCGCGGAAATGCGCCTGCAGTCGGAGGTCGGCGAGCTGCTGTGGATGGAGGCCGCTGGCGGTGGTGATGTGACCGTGGTCGAGCACGAGCACCGGGCGATTCTCGAAGCGTTGGTCGCCGGGGATGCAGTACTGGCCGGCGCTTTGGCCGAAGCCCATGTCAGCCGTGGCATCAAGCGCCTGATCAGCCTGCGGCTGGAGCTGCTGGCCGACGAGCAGGATTGA
- a CDS encoding cache domain-containing protein, whose amino-acid sequence MFALSDNDPLSACAQQLDHTLGTIFGQVRQLVEETRALWERVLAEGRQPSAKDLATLRPAIDQQLLTTGAFGCGGGIIVEPNGLADREMHLEWWYLADGGKTLPLRPNFDRRRENYYDYTEMPWYSRPMKTGKSVVEGPYVDLYGTNMYVLTFTMPIEVQGRFIGVAGLDLSLHNVERLLVRSLMRLEHEAVLISADGRVIASNTANWMVGDLAQTLLNTLPRDGIRLALAESEAGWSLVRLPVLRRK is encoded by the coding sequence ATGTTTGCCCTGAGCGATAACGACCCGCTGTCAGCCTGTGCCCAGCAGCTGGACCACACCCTGGGGACCATCTTCGGCCAGGTCCGCCAGCTGGTGGAAGAAACCCGAGCGTTATGGGAGCGGGTATTGGCCGAAGGCCGCCAGCCAAGTGCGAAGGACCTGGCGACCCTGCGCCCGGCCATCGACCAGCAGTTGCTGACCACCGGTGCCTTTGGCTGTGGCGGCGGCATCATCGTCGAGCCCAATGGCCTGGCCGACCGCGAGATGCACCTGGAATGGTGGTACCTGGCCGACGGCGGCAAGACCCTGCCGCTGCGCCCGAACTTCGACCGGCGCCGCGAAAACTACTACGACTACACCGAAATGCCCTGGTACAGCCGGCCGATGAAGACCGGCAAGAGTGTGGTCGAAGGGCCGTATGTGGACCTGTACGGCACCAACATGTATGTGCTGACCTTCACCATGCCGATCGAGGTGCAGGGCCGGTTCATCGGCGTGGCCGGGCTGGACCTGTCGTTGCACAATGTCGAACGCCTGCTGGTGCGCAGCCTGATGCGCCTGGAGCACGAGGCAGTGCTGATCTCGGCGGACGGGCGGGTGATTGCCTCGAACACAGCGAACTGGATGGTCGGTGACCTGGCCCAGACCCTGTTGAACACCTTGCCGCGCGATGGCATTCGCCTGGCGCTGGCCGAATCCGAGGCGGGGTGGTCGCTGGTGCGGTTGCCGGTGCTCAGGCGCAAGTGA